The following are encoded in a window of Telmatobacter sp. DSM 110680 genomic DNA:
- the gcvH gene encoding glycine cleavage system protein GcvH, translating into MAYPTNYRYTREHEWIALDGKIGTVGITDYAQNSLGDIVYVDVPKVGDSINANASFGSVESVKAVSDLYSPVTGTVTAVNEELKTSPDKINEAPHETWIIKVELSDTSEYEKLLDAAAYEKFVSEETGT; encoded by the coding sequence ATGGCTTATCCCACAAACTACCGGTACACCCGTGAGCATGAGTGGATCGCGCTCGATGGCAAGATCGGCACTGTCGGCATCACAGATTACGCGCAAAACTCCCTGGGAGACATTGTTTATGTGGATGTTCCCAAGGTGGGCGATTCGATCAACGCGAATGCATCGTTCGGATCAGTTGAGAGCGTAAAGGCTGTGAGCGATCTCTACTCGCCTGTAACTGGTACGGTGACGGCGGTGAACGAGGAGCTGAAGACCTCCCCAGACAAGATCAACGAAGCGCCGCACGAGACTTGGATCATCAAGGTCGAGCTATCGGATACGTCGGAATACGAAAAGCTGCTGGACGCCGCGGCTTATGAGAAGTTTGTTTCGGAAGAGACGGGAACGTAA
- a CDS encoding cytochrome c biogenesis protein CcdC, which produces MVALPPIPPFFAKAAGSFLAAGAGAIVVIMWRLREARSAVSLRKIIIPPLGMATGFSMFADSAFRVPWTWAAIAFLIGAMVLAWPLLLTTRLEMQGETVRMRRSSAFLVVILVLAAIRILARGYFDTILTPQQTAGVFFILAFGMIVIWRGKMLMDFRRLTAAPQTSAA; this is translated from the coding sequence ATGGTCGCGCTTCCCCCGATCCCCCCATTCTTTGCGAAAGCTGCCGGGTCGTTCCTGGCTGCGGGCGCGGGTGCGATTGTGGTGATCATGTGGCGTTTGCGCGAGGCGCGGAGCGCTGTGTCATTGCGCAAGATCATCATTCCACCGCTGGGCATGGCGACCGGGTTCTCGATGTTTGCGGACTCGGCATTTCGCGTCCCATGGACGTGGGCGGCGATTGCGTTTCTGATTGGCGCTATGGTGCTGGCGTGGCCTCTGCTGCTGACAACGCGGCTGGAAATGCAGGGGGAGACAGTGCGGATGAGGCGATCGAGCGCGTTCCTTGTCGTCATCCTCGTGCTGGCGGCCATACGCATCCTGGCGCGAGGTTATTTCGACACGATCCTGACGCCGCAGCAGACTGCGGGCGTCTTTTTCATACTGGCTTTCGGGATGATCGTGATCTGGCGCGGGAAGATGCTGATGGATTTCCGGCGTCTGACGGCCGCTCCACAGACCAGCGCCGCCTAA
- the gcvPA gene encoding aminomethyl-transferring glycine dehydrogenase subunit GcvPA, with protein MRYLPKSPAEREQMLKAIGAQAIDDLFAIIPAEYRLTRDLDVPRQQAESEIIDYFKSAANKNATDYASFLGAGCYRHYRPVIIDALVQRGEFLTSYTPYQPEITQGTLQAIFEFQTMIAELTGMDVANASMYDGSTGAAEAVLMAMRVTGRQKAVVARTVHPEYREVLHTYLQFRDLPTTDIGYVGETGRVDLEALEAAVTQETAAVLVQSPNFFGVIEDIPAIAEIAHKKGALLIVSIAEAVSLGVVRPPVEADIVSMEAQSFGVALSYGGPFCGVIAAKEQFLRQMPGRLAGQTVDGNGNRGFVLTLSTREQHIRREKATSNICTNQALVALMATIFLTVYGKEGIRELAEHNLAKSAYAAKTLSEQPGVKLLFNGAPRFHEFVLQTQETPAQWSQRLLDEKIVGGIDLGRWYPELKNATLWCATEVVARGTIDHAAKVLAAAPVEA; from the coding sequence ATGCGCTACCTACCGAAATCTCCCGCCGAGCGTGAGCAGATGCTCAAGGCTATCGGCGCTCAAGCTATCGATGATCTGTTCGCTATTATTCCGGCGGAATATCGACTTACGCGCGATCTTGATGTACCGCGCCAGCAGGCCGAGAGCGAGATCATTGACTACTTCAAAAGCGCGGCGAATAAGAATGCCACTGATTACGCGAGCTTCTTAGGCGCAGGATGCTACCGGCATTACCGGCCGGTGATCATCGACGCGCTGGTGCAGCGCGGCGAATTTCTTACGAGCTACACCCCGTATCAGCCGGAGATCACGCAGGGAACGCTGCAGGCGATCTTCGAGTTTCAGACCATGATCGCCGAACTCACCGGCATGGATGTGGCGAACGCCAGCATGTATGACGGATCGACGGGCGCGGCGGAAGCGGTGCTGATGGCGATGCGCGTCACAGGGCGACAGAAGGCGGTCGTCGCAAGAACCGTGCATCCGGAGTATCGCGAAGTGCTGCACACGTATTTGCAGTTTCGCGATCTGCCTACGACGGACATCGGTTACGTTGGCGAGACGGGGCGCGTTGATCTTGAAGCTCTGGAAGCCGCGGTTACGCAGGAGACCGCCGCAGTTCTGGTGCAGAGTCCGAATTTCTTCGGAGTCATTGAAGACATTCCGGCGATCGCGGAGATTGCGCACAAGAAGGGCGCGCTGCTGATCGTGTCGATTGCCGAGGCGGTGTCGCTGGGCGTAGTACGACCGCCGGTCGAAGCTGACATTGTGAGTATGGAAGCGCAGTCGTTCGGTGTCGCCCTGAGCTATGGCGGTCCGTTCTGCGGCGTGATCGCGGCCAAGGAGCAGTTCCTGCGGCAGATGCCGGGGCGACTTGCTGGGCAGACGGTGGATGGCAATGGCAATCGTGGATTCGTGCTGACGCTGTCGACGCGCGAGCAACACATTCGTCGCGAGAAGGCGACTTCGAATATCTGTACGAACCAGGCATTGGTCGCGCTGATGGCGACGATATTCCTGACGGTGTATGGCAAGGAAGGCATTCGGGAACTGGCCGAGCATAACCTGGCGAAGTCCGCCTACGCCGCGAAGACACTGAGCGAACAGCCTGGGGTGAAACTGCTGTTCAACGGAGCGCCGCGCTTTCATGAATTTGTTTTGCAAACGCAGGAAACGCCCGCGCAATGGAGCCAACGGCTGCTGGACGAAAAGATTGTCGGTGGGATTGATCTTGGCCGGTGGTATCCGGAACTGAAGAACGCAACGTTGTGGTGCGCAACGGAAGTGGTAGCGCGCGGAACGATTGACCACGCGGCGAAGGTTCTGGCTGCTGCGCCGGTGGAGGCATAG
- a CDS encoding muconolactone Delta-isomerase family protein, which produces MQFLTLSRRRTDAFPAEAFTPELIAQEGLRVKELYMMGILRQVWRRGDASGAAIVWEAASEAEVRGACESLPIFKAGMLEIVAFVPLEPYAGFGPAK; this is translated from the coding sequence ATGCAATTTTTGACTCTTTCGCGACGTCGCACCGATGCGTTTCCGGCTGAAGCGTTCACACCAGAGCTGATTGCGCAGGAAGGACTGCGCGTCAAAGAGCTTTACATGATGGGGATCCTTCGGCAGGTATGGCGCAGGGGAGACGCGTCGGGTGCCGCAATCGTTTGGGAAGCGGCGAGCGAGGCCGAGGTACGTGGCGCTTGCGAGAGCCTGCCCATCTTCAAGGCGGGAATGCTGGAGATTGTCGCTTTCGTTCCGCTCGAACCTTATGCCGGGTTCGGGCCGGCGAAGTAA
- the gcvPB gene encoding aminomethyl-transferring glycine dehydrogenase subunit GcvPB, translating into MATTETQINRSIGKVRPHQTQNEGLVFEKSSPGKKAYKLPPLDVPEVDAAALLGDAHRKTAGLLPELSEIEIIRHFTRLSTWNYAIDLGMYPLGSCTMKYNPRVNEFVSRIEGLAEAHPYRPESLAQGVLEIIDLLQRCLIEITGMDSITLQPAAGAHGEFTGILLVRAWHESQGNARRKIIIPDSAHGTNPATAAICGYQVENLKSNAEGGIDLEALARQVDEDTAALMLTNPSTLGVFENEIHKIADILHAKGALLYMDGANMNALVGKVRPGDFGVDVMHLNLHKTFSTPHGGGGPGSGPVACKKFLEPFLPTPVLVQDKNGAKSWNYDRPQSVGRVRAFYGNTGMFIRALAYILANGPDGLRQTTEDAVLNANYIRKNLEDLYELPYKTPSMHEVVFSDKRQAVKGVKTGDIGKRLIDYGFHPYTVSFPLIVHGALMIEPTESESLEELDLFINAMRSIAKEVEETPELVKTAPHSTRVSRLDEVQAARKPILRWRPDGK; encoded by the coding sequence ATGGCAACAACAGAGACGCAGATCAATCGCAGCATTGGCAAGGTTCGTCCGCACCAGACACAGAATGAGGGGCTGGTGTTCGAGAAGTCGTCTCCCGGCAAGAAGGCATATAAGCTTCCGCCACTGGACGTGCCGGAAGTGGACGCGGCAGCGCTGCTGGGCGATGCTCACCGCAAAACAGCGGGACTGCTGCCCGAGTTGAGCGAGATTGAAATCATCCGCCACTTCACGCGGCTTTCCACATGGAATTATGCGATCGATCTGGGAATGTATCCGCTGGGTTCTTGCACGATGAAGTACAACCCGCGCGTGAACGAATTTGTGTCGCGCATTGAAGGACTAGCCGAGGCGCATCCCTATCGGCCCGAATCGCTGGCGCAGGGCGTGCTCGAAATCATCGACCTGCTGCAGCGCTGCCTGATCGAGATCACGGGCATGGACAGCATCACGCTGCAGCCTGCTGCGGGCGCTCACGGCGAATTCACGGGCATCCTGCTGGTGCGCGCATGGCATGAGTCGCAGGGAAACGCGCGACGCAAAATCATCATTCCGGACTCGGCGCATGGAACGAATCCGGCGACCGCAGCCATCTGCGGCTACCAGGTGGAGAATCTGAAGTCGAATGCGGAAGGCGGCATCGATCTAGAGGCGCTGGCGCGCCAAGTGGACGAAGATACGGCTGCGCTGATGCTCACCAATCCTTCGACGCTCGGCGTTTTTGAAAACGAGATCCACAAGATCGCCGACATCCTGCACGCCAAGGGCGCATTGCTGTATATGGATGGCGCCAACATGAATGCGCTGGTGGGCAAGGTGCGGCCAGGCGACTTCGGCGTGGACGTGATGCACCTGAACCTGCACAAGACATTTTCGACTCCGCATGGCGGCGGTGGTCCGGGGTCTGGTCCGGTGGCCTGCAAGAAGTTTCTTGAGCCGTTTTTGCCCACACCGGTACTGGTCCAAGACAAGAATGGGGCGAAGTCCTGGAACTATGATCGGCCGCAATCGGTGGGCAGGGTGCGCGCTTTTTACGGAAACACTGGGATGTTTATCCGCGCGCTGGCTTACATTCTCGCCAACGGACCTGATGGGTTGCGGCAGACCACGGAAGACGCGGTGTTGAACGCTAACTACATCCGTAAGAACCTCGAAGACCTTTATGAGCTGCCGTACAAAACGCCGTCGATGCACGAGGTGGTTTTCAGCGATAAGCGGCAGGCGGTGAAGGGCGTGAAGACGGGCGACATCGGCAAGCGGCTGATCGATTATGGGTTCCATCCCTATACGGTGAGCTTTCCCCTGATCGTGCACGGTGCATTGATGATCGAGCCCACGGAGAGCGAGTCGCTGGAAGAACTGGATCTGTTTATCAACGCGATGCGTTCGATTGCGAAGGAAGTGGAGGAAACCCCGGAATTGGTGAAGACGGCCCCGCACTCGACCCGAGTTTCGCGGCTGGATGAAGTTCAGGCCGCGCGCAAACCGATTTTGCGCTGGAGACCTGACGGGAAGTAG